A window of the Rhodoferax sp. GW822-FHT02A01 genome harbors these coding sequences:
- a CDS encoding MATE family efflux transporter — protein MTLPPDSTTTHAARLPRNRRVLTEIRSLWHLAWPILIGQLATVGMSVTDVAMAGHASAQDLAGVSLGVSIWNMTMLTLMGLLMSINPLVAHHVGAEEHHAIPHLVRQGLWKALAVGLLAFGIANLAAQVFDVMNLEPKVRAVAKDFVHVASFGLPAFSCYRVLYGYSTSINQTKPMMVIALVALLLNGCINWLLVFGNGGFPALGGVGCAWSTMLCVWFNLSAMLLWMRLSPAYRRTWPFTHFEGPNAAKLRSLFRLGLPIGVTYFAETSAFSLIALMVAKFGSAQVAAHAIALNFTSLTFMVPLSLGLALLTRVGQSLGAQDAVTARFRAWVGVGVSLAFAILSAAGMALMRHGIASAYTSDATVATVAAHLLLFAALFQISDCTQVVLSCAIRGYKVTRSPMVLHLAAFWGFSLPLGVVLGLAPQWLPFAPAQPMQAQGFWIALVVGLTVAATGLAFMLHNVTRKRILAS, from the coding sequence ATGACCCTCCCTCCCGACTCTACAACTACGCATGCCGCGCGCCTTCCTCGCAACCGACGCGTTCTGACAGAAATACGCTCCTTGTGGCACCTGGCCTGGCCCATTCTGATCGGGCAACTGGCCACGGTTGGCATGTCTGTTACCGACGTGGCCATGGCGGGGCACGCGTCCGCGCAGGACTTGGCCGGCGTGTCACTGGGCGTGTCCATCTGGAACATGACCATGCTCACCTTGATGGGCTTGTTGATGTCCATCAATCCGCTAGTGGCCCACCACGTGGGTGCTGAAGAGCATCATGCCATTCCCCATCTGGTGCGCCAAGGTTTGTGGAAGGCTCTGGCAGTGGGGTTGCTGGCCTTCGGAATCGCCAATCTGGCGGCCCAGGTATTTGATGTCATGAACCTGGAGCCCAAGGTGCGCGCCGTAGCCAAAGACTTTGTGCACGTCGCCAGCTTCGGCCTGCCGGCCTTCTCCTGCTACCGCGTGCTGTACGGATACAGCACCAGCATCAACCAGACCAAGCCCATGATGGTGATTGCCCTGGTGGCATTGCTGCTCAATGGCTGCATCAACTGGTTGCTGGTCTTTGGCAACGGGGGCTTTCCTGCCCTGGGCGGCGTGGGCTGCGCCTGGTCCACCATGCTGTGCGTGTGGTTCAACCTGAGTGCCATGTTGCTGTGGATGCGGCTAAGCCCCGCCTACCGCCGAACCTGGCCGTTCACCCACTTTGAAGGACCCAATGCAGCCAAGCTGCGCAGCCTGTTCCGCCTGGGATTACCCATAGGCGTGACCTACTTTGCCGAAACCAGCGCCTTCAGCCTGATCGCGCTCATGGTTGCCAAGTTTGGCAGTGCCCAAGTGGCAGCGCACGCCATTGCATTGAACTTCACCTCGCTGACTTTCATGGTGCCGCTCAGTCTGGGGCTGGCCCTGCTGACCCGCGTGGGTCAGAGCCTGGGCGCTCAGGACGCGGTGACCGCGCGCTTTCGCGCCTGGGTCGGTGTGGGCGTGTCGCTGGCCTTTGCCATCCTGTCGGCGGCCGGCATGGCACTGATGCGTCATGGCATTGCGTCTGCCTATACCAGTGACGCCACCGTTGCGACAGTGGCCGCGCACCTGCTGCTCTTTGCCGCCCTGTTCCAGATATCCGACTGCACACAAGTGGTCCTGAGTTGTGCCATCCGCGGCTACAAGGTCACGCGCTCGCCCATGGTGCTGCATCTGGCGGCCTTCTGGGGTTTTTCACTACCCCTGGGCGTGGTGTTGGGGTTGGCGCCGCAGTGGCTGCCTTTTGCGCCAGCGCAGCCCATGCAAGCGCAGGGATTCTGGATTGCGCTGGTAGTCGGCCTGACCGTCGCTGCCACCGGCCTGGCGTTCATGCTGCACAACGTAACGCGCAAACGCATTCTTGCGAGCTGA
- a CDS encoding branched-chain amino acid ABC transporter ATP-binding protein/permease: MNSKSLISGIVGIAVLAAAPLYTSNPYYIHMIGTIMIYAILLFGLDIVVGYTGQVSLGHAGLFGVGSYTAGVFFMKLGAPLWVIIPASIGVTAGFGALLALPALRVTGPYLAMVTLAFGTIIQILINEMDFLTEGPLGIKIPKPSIAGMQLNENGFYWTVLALMVISLVVVDRILKSQLGRAFEALRGSPVASDCMGVSVYRYKVYAFVISAGFAGLAGCLYSYSEQYISPNTYNFELTVLFLLAVIMGGRKSRVGSLLGAAIIVILPKLLDDLDLFRQVASTLAVLMLVGGAIAIARKMTTPKAMVLPVVGTMALAGFSFWLQSITDWRLSIFGLMILFVVYYLQDGIVGFVRTLFVRKGPRAGRAVVLSAGAHKDAIMNASATDAGKDLLVAKGVLMQFGGLKAINQVDISVKRGTIHGLIGPNGSGKSTMMNVLTGIYVPTAGAIEFAGRSVVGRTSSDIALSGIARTFQNVQLFGEMTALQNVQVGLHHTFRSNIVDVALHSPRYNREEASSIERGLGLIEFVGLADLANEEARNLPYGKQRLLEIARALALDPQLLLLDEPAAGLTAPDIKELIAIIRKIRDHGITVILIEHHMDVVMGVCDNVSVLDFGQKIAEGKPAEVQANEKVIEAYLGGTAA, encoded by the coding sequence ATGAACAGCAAGTCTCTAATTTCCGGCATCGTTGGTATTGCCGTCCTCGCGGCTGCGCCGCTCTACACCAGCAACCCGTATTACATCCACATGATCGGAACGATCATGATTTACGCCATCCTGCTGTTCGGTCTGGACATTGTGGTGGGGTACACAGGCCAGGTCTCTCTGGGACACGCAGGTCTGTTCGGTGTGGGCTCCTACACGGCTGGCGTGTTCTTCATGAAACTGGGTGCGCCGCTGTGGGTGATCATCCCGGCCAGCATAGGCGTGACGGCAGGCTTCGGAGCGCTGTTGGCCCTGCCGGCCTTGCGCGTAACTGGCCCTTACCTGGCCATGGTGACATTGGCCTTTGGCACCATCATCCAGATCCTGATCAATGAGATGGACTTCCTCACCGAAGGACCTCTGGGCATCAAGATCCCCAAGCCCAGCATTGCGGGAATGCAGCTCAATGAAAACGGTTTCTACTGGACCGTGCTGGCCTTGATGGTGATCTCGCTGGTGGTGGTGGACCGCATTCTCAAGTCCCAGTTGGGGCGCGCCTTCGAAGCCCTGCGTGGCAGCCCGGTCGCGTCGGACTGCATGGGCGTGTCGGTGTATCGCTACAAGGTGTATGCCTTTGTGATCAGTGCCGGCTTTGCCGGTCTGGCCGGCTGCCTGTATTCCTATTCCGAGCAATACATTTCGCCCAATACCTATAACTTTGAGTTGACGGTGCTGTTCCTGCTGGCGGTGATCATGGGCGGACGCAAGTCACGCGTGGGTTCGCTCCTGGGGGCGGCCATCATCGTGATATTGCCCAAGCTGCTGGATGATCTGGACTTGTTCCGTCAGGTGGCCTCTACGCTGGCCGTGCTGATGCTGGTGGGAGGAGCCATTGCCATTGCTCGCAAGATGACCACACCCAAGGCCATGGTACTGCCAGTGGTGGGCACGATGGCGCTGGCGGGCTTTTCCTTCTGGCTGCAGTCGATTACCGATTGGCGCCTGTCCATCTTCGGTTTGATGATCCTGTTCGTGGTGTATTACCTGCAGGACGGCATCGTCGGCTTTGTGCGTACCCTGTTTGTACGCAAGGGTCCGCGCGCCGGCCGTGCCGTGGTGCTGTCCGCTGGCGCCCACAAGGACGCCATCATGAACGCCTCGGCCACGGACGCTGGCAAGGACTTGCTGGTGGCCAAGGGCGTGCTGATGCAGTTTGGCGGTCTCAAGGCCATCAACCAGGTCGACATCTCGGTCAAGCGCGGCACCATCCACGGACTGATTGGCCCCAACGGCTCCGGCAAGAGCACGATGATGAACGTGCTGACCGGTATTTACGTGCCCACAGCCGGCGCCATCGAGTTCGCTGGCCGCTCCGTCGTCGGCCGCACATCCTCCGACATCGCTTTGTCAGGCATTGCACGTACCTTCCAGAACGTGCAGCTATTCGGTGAAATGACGGCGTTGCAAAACGTGCAGGTCGGCTTGCACCACACCTTCCGCAGCAACATCGTGGACGTTGCCCTGCACAGCCCGCGCTACAACCGGGAAGAAGCATCTTCCATTGAGCGTGGCTTGGGATTGATCGAGTTTGTCGGTCTGGCCGATCTGGCCAACGAGGAAGCGCGCAATCTGCCCTATGGCAAGCAGCGCCTGCTGGAAATTGCCCGCGCGCTGGCGTTGGACCCTCAATTGCTGCTGCTCGATGAGCCAGCTGCAGGCCTGACCGCGCCCGACATCAAGGAATTGATCGCCATCATCCGCAAGATCCGTGACCACGGCATCACCGTGATCCTGATCGAGCACCACATGGACGTGGTGATGGGCGTGTGCGACAACGTGTCGGTGCTGGACTTTGGCCAGAAGATTGCCGAGGGCAAGCCCGCTGAAGTGCAGGCCAATGAAAAAGTGATCGAGGCTTACCTCGGTGGCACCGCTGCATAA
- a CDS encoding ABC transporter ATP-binding protein: MLSIKNLAAGYGKVQVLHGISIEVPKGKVVTLIGSNGAGKTTTMRAVSGMIKPTAGEISLHGKRVDGLESYTIAKLGLAHSPEGRRVFATMSVTDNLILGAFPRLTGSRPKGDVQGDLEKAMELFPRLKERRNQLAGTLSGGEQQMLAMARAVMLNPEIVLLDEPSMGLAPILVEEVFRIIEDLKSRGVTMLLVEQFAAAALKVADYGYVLENGRISVHGEAAKLRDDPAVKAAYLGGGH, translated from the coding sequence ATGTTGAGTATCAAAAATCTGGCAGCCGGCTACGGCAAGGTGCAAGTGCTGCACGGCATCTCCATTGAAGTGCCCAAGGGCAAAGTGGTTACGCTGATTGGCTCCAACGGTGCGGGCAAGACCACCACCATGCGCGCGGTCTCCGGCATGATCAAGCCCACTGCGGGCGAAATCAGCCTGCATGGCAAGCGTGTGGATGGACTGGAGTCCTACACCATTGCCAAGCTGGGGCTGGCCCATTCGCCTGAAGGTCGGCGCGTATTCGCCACCATGAGCGTGACCGACAACCTGATCCTGGGCGCTTTCCCGCGCCTGACCGGAAGCCGCCCCAAAGGGGATGTGCAAGGGGATCTGGAAAAGGCCATGGAGCTGTTTCCCCGCCTGAAAGAGCGTCGCAACCAGTTGGCCGGCACGCTGTCCGGTGGTGAGCAGCAGATGCTGGCCATGGCCCGCGCCGTCATGCTCAACCCCGAGATCGTGCTGCTGGACGAACCCTCCATGGGCCTGGCGCCGATTCTGGTGGAGGAGGTGTTTCGCATCATCGAGGACCTGAAATCCCGTGGCGTAACCATGTTGCTGGTGGAGCAGTTCGCTGCTGCGGCGCTCAAGGTGGCGGACTATGGCTATGTGCTGGAAAACGGCCGTATTTCGGTGCATGGCGAAGCTGCCAAGCTGCGCGACGACCCGGCCGTGAAGGCGGCCTACCTGGGCGGCGGGCACTGA
- a CDS encoding ABC transporter substrate-binding protein has protein sequence MAQAADPIKIGVSGPFTGGSSSMGVSMRDGVKLAVDEINKAGGVLGRQLQVVERDDEAKNERGVQIAQELINKEKVTATVGFINTGVALASQRFYQEAKIPVMNNVATGSVITHQFDDQPENYIFRNAAHDSIQAPMIVEEAIAKRGFKKVAILADSTNYGQLGRADLEAALKLKGISPVAVEKFNIKDVDMTAQLLKAKEAGAEAILTYGIGPELAQIANGMTKLGWKVPMVGSWTLSMANYIDNAGPGGEGARMPQTFIQEPTTPKRQSFIINYLKTFNPKNARIDSPVSAAQGYDSIYLLAAAIKQANSTEGPKIKAALEDLKAPVEGVVTTYNKPFTAKDHEAITANIPVFGEVKGQRVVYAYEADFKKASEVRVKDVNAKGALVIKK, from the coding sequence ATGGCACAGGCTGCAGACCCCATCAAGATCGGCGTATCTGGCCCCTTTACCGGTGGTTCTTCTTCCATGGGGGTGAGCATGCGTGACGGCGTCAAGCTGGCCGTGGATGAAATCAACAAGGCTGGCGGTGTGCTGGGTCGGCAATTGCAAGTCGTCGAGCGTGACGACGAGGCCAAGAACGAGCGTGGCGTGCAAATCGCGCAAGAACTGATCAACAAGGAAAAGGTCACCGCTACCGTGGGCTTCATCAACACCGGTGTGGCCCTGGCTTCGCAACGCTTCTACCAGGAAGCCAAGATTCCCGTCATGAACAACGTGGCCACCGGCTCCGTCATCACCCACCAGTTTGATGACCAGCCCGAAAACTACATCTTCCGCAATGCGGCGCACGACAGCATCCAGGCCCCCATGATCGTGGAAGAGGCCATTGCCAAGCGTGGCTTCAAGAAGGTCGCCATCCTGGCTGACAGTACCAACTACGGACAGCTCGGTCGCGCCGACCTGGAGGCCGCGCTCAAGCTCAAGGGTATTTCGCCAGTGGCTGTAGAGAAGTTCAACATCAAGGATGTGGACATGACGGCACAGCTGCTCAAGGCCAAGGAAGCCGGTGCAGAAGCCATCCTGACCTACGGCATCGGACCTGAGCTGGCACAGATTGCCAACGGCATGACCAAGCTGGGCTGGAAAGTTCCCATGGTCGGCAGCTGGACCCTGTCTATGGCCAACTACATCGACAACGCCGGCCCCGGTGGAGAAGGTGCACGCATGCCGCAAACCTTTATTCAAGAACCTACAACGCCCAAGCGTCAATCCTTCATCATCAACTACCTGAAGACCTTCAACCCCAAGAATGCCCGCATCGACTCGCCTGTGTCGGCAGCGCAGGGTTATGACTCCATCTACCTGCTGGCCGCGGCCATCAAGCAGGCCAATTCCACCGAAGGCCCGAAGATCAAGGCCGCACTGGAAGACCTGAAGGCTCCGGTTGAAGGCGTGGTGACCACTTACAACAAGCCCTTCACCGCCAAGGACCACGAAGCCATTACCGCCAACATTCCGGTGTTCGGTGAAGTCAAGGGCCAGCGCGTGGTGTATGCCTATGAAGCCGACTTCAAGAAGGCTTCCGAAGTGCGTGTGAAGGACGTGAACGCCAAGGGCGCTCTGGTCATCAAAAAATAA
- the mutL gene encoding DNA mismatch repair endonuclease MutL, whose product MNAVLSSPSPRRPIRELPDELISQIAAGEVVERPASVVRELVDNALDAGATQITVRLLAGGVRLISVEDDGMGIVREELPIAFRRHATSKIGSLLELESVATMGFRGEALAAINAIADCAILSRVAGTSEAFLLDGRTGELRPVARSTGTTVEVKELFYSTPARRKFLKTDATELAHCIESVRRHALARPDVGFAIWHEGKLIEQWRRCAAFDAGTGLVVDTGEALDALDQRLHDVLGADFVAQSIRIQWVSRNPSQLPRPDAQPALRVWGRAGIPDAARSRADQQFAYVNGRFVRDKVITHAARSAYEDVLHGNRQPIYALYLAMDPTRVDVNVHPTKIEVRFRDSREVHQAVRHAVEDTLAVPRAQAAAQGAADASAQAAPAPTWTPSALGSTAFAPEPNRASSTPMYSAQPSMSFGTQPQGGHRVSELGALWSKSPAPTLAPSTPATGAASAPAPSSEDWPLGRALAQLQGVYILAENAQGLIVVDMHAAHERIVYERLKNQLGSASTADGLLQGLSSQPLLIPVTFAATPTEVATAEAHADTLHTLGLEISPFSPKTLAVRAVPSALAQGDAVELARSVLAELSQHDASTVIQRAQNELLATMACHGAVRANRKLTIEEMNGLLRDMEATERSDQCNHGRPTWRQISLRDLDALFLRGR is encoded by the coding sequence GTGAACGCCGTCCTCTCATCCCCCTCCCCCCGTCGCCCCATCCGCGAGCTGCCCGACGAACTCATCAGCCAGATTGCCGCCGGTGAAGTGGTGGAGCGCCCCGCTTCCGTCGTGCGCGAATTGGTGGACAACGCATTGGACGCCGGCGCCACGCAAATCACCGTGCGCCTGCTGGCTGGCGGCGTGCGCCTGATCAGCGTCGAGGACGATGGCATGGGCATCGTGCGCGAGGAATTGCCCATTGCCTTCAGGCGCCATGCCACCAGCAAGATCGGCAGCCTGCTGGAGCTGGAATCGGTAGCAACCATGGGCTTTCGCGGTGAAGCGTTGGCGGCCATCAATGCGATTGCAGACTGCGCCATTCTTTCCCGGGTTGCGGGTACGTCAGAAGCGTTCCTGCTGGATGGACGCACCGGTGAATTGCGGCCAGTGGCACGCAGCACCGGCACTACCGTGGAAGTAAAGGAGCTGTTTTACAGCACTCCCGCACGACGCAAGTTCCTCAAGACCGACGCAACCGAGCTGGCGCACTGCATCGAATCCGTGCGCCGCCATGCCCTGGCGCGCCCCGACGTGGGCTTTGCCATCTGGCACGAGGGCAAGCTGATTGAGCAATGGCGCCGCTGTGCGGCATTCGATGCGGGCACCGGTCTAGTTGTCGACACGGGCGAAGCATTGGACGCGCTGGACCAGCGTCTGCACGACGTGCTGGGTGCCGACTTTGTAGCGCAAAGCATCCGCATCCAATGGGTCAGCCGCAACCCGTCGCAACTGCCACGTCCCGACGCACAACCTGCGTTGCGTGTCTGGGGCCGTGCCGGCATCCCCGATGCGGCCCGCTCGCGCGCAGACCAGCAGTTTGCCTACGTCAATGGCCGCTTTGTGCGCGACAAGGTCATCACCCATGCAGCGCGCAGTGCGTATGAGGATGTGCTGCACGGCAACCGCCAACCCATCTATGCGCTCTACCTGGCCATGGACCCGACCCGGGTGGATGTGAACGTACACCCCACCAAGATCGAGGTGCGTTTCAGAGACAGTCGCGAAGTGCATCAGGCTGTTCGCCACGCGGTGGAAGACACTCTGGCCGTACCGCGCGCGCAAGCAGCGGCGCAAGGCGCAGCAGACGCAAGCGCGCAAGCAGCGCCTGCTCCTACGTGGACTCCATCTGCTTTGGGTTCGACGGCATTTGCCCCGGAGCCGAACCGGGCGAGCAGCACGCCGATGTACTCGGCACAGCCCAGCATGTCCTTTGGCACACAACCCCAGGGCGGGCACCGCGTCAGCGAGTTGGGCGCCCTGTGGTCCAAGAGCCCCGCGCCCACCCTCGCACCTTCCACGCCTGCAACGGGTGCTGCATCTGCCCCCGCGCCTTCCAGCGAAGACTGGCCTTTGGGACGTGCCCTGGCACAGCTGCAAGGCGTCTATATCCTGGCCGAGAATGCACAAGGCCTGATCGTGGTGGATATGCATGCGGCCCATGAGCGCATCGTCTATGAGCGGCTCAAGAACCAGTTGGGCTCGGCCAGCACAGCGGACGGCTTGCTGCAAGGTCTGTCCAGCCAGCCGCTGCTGATTCCCGTGACCTTTGCCGCCACACCGACCGAGGTGGCAACGGCAGAAGCGCATGCCGATACGCTGCACACACTGGGTCTGGAAATTTCTCCGTTCTCTCCCAAGACACTGGCCGTACGCGCCGTGCCCAGCGCGCTGGCGCAAGGAGATGCCGTGGAGCTGGCACGTAGCGTATTGGCAGAACTCAGCCAGCACGACGCCAGCACGGTCATTCAACGTGCCCAAAACGAGTTGCTGGCCACCATGGCCTGCCATGGTGCCGTCAGGGCCAACCGCAAGCTGACGATTGAAGAAATGAACGGCCTGCTACGCGACATGGAAGCCACGGAGCGCAGCGACCAGTGCAACCACGGCCGCCCAACCTGGCGCCAGATCAGCCTGCGCGATCTGGATGCGCTGTTCCTGCGCGGCCGCTAG
- a CDS encoding branched-chain amino acid ABC transporter permease, translating into MEILLQLVYSGIALGMIYAVIAFGYQLTFQTSDTLNFGQGDALMLGAMVGLTLVNKGMNYWAMLPVVIVFGLVQGAVVERIGVAPAIKIKSEFGWIMSTIALGIIFKNVAENIWGRDDLKFPSPLPESPMKFLGANVLPMEVLVVVGAVLMMLAVEFFNRKTIYGKAVVATFNDRDAAKLMGINTGLVITFSYALSSATAAFAGALIAPLTLTGATMGAVLGLKAFAVAIIGGLTSGMGIIVGGIILGVAETTTGFYLSTGYKDVPGLVLLLLVLALKPSGLFGKTAIKKV; encoded by the coding sequence ATGGAAATCCTGTTACAACTTGTCTATAGCGGTATTGCGCTGGGCATGATTTACGCGGTCATTGCCTTTGGCTACCAACTGACCTTCCAGACCTCCGACACCCTGAACTTCGGTCAGGGTGATGCGCTCATGCTGGGTGCCATGGTGGGGCTGACACTGGTCAACAAGGGTATGAACTACTGGGCCATGCTGCCGGTGGTGATTGTGTTTGGTCTGGTACAAGGTGCGGTGGTAGAGCGCATCGGTGTGGCTCCCGCCATCAAGATCAAGAGCGAGTTCGGCTGGATCATGTCCACCATCGCGCTGGGCATCATCTTCAAGAACGTGGCTGAGAACATCTGGGGGCGTGACGACCTGAAGTTCCCTTCGCCCCTGCCGGAATCTCCCATGAAGTTCCTGGGCGCCAACGTGCTGCCCATGGAGGTGCTGGTGGTGGTGGGTGCGGTGCTGATGATGCTGGCGGTGGAGTTCTTCAACCGCAAGACCATTTACGGCAAGGCCGTGGTTGCCACCTTCAATGACCGTGACGCGGCCAAGCTCATGGGTATCAATACCGGGCTGGTGATCACCTTCTCCTACGCGCTGTCGTCCGCCACAGCGGCATTTGCCGGCGCATTGATTGCGCCCCTCACATTGACCGGTGCCACCATGGGGGCGGTGCTCGGTCTCAAGGCGTTTGCGGTGGCCATCATCGGCGGCCTGACCAGCGGTATGGGCATCATCGTGGGTGGCATCATCCTGGGTGTGGCCGAGACCACCACCGGCTTCTACCTGTCCACCGGCTACAAGGACGTTCCCGGTCTGGTGCTGCTGCTCTTGGTACTGGCACTCAAACCTTCCGGCTTGTTCGGCAAAACCGCGATCAAGAAAGTCTGA
- a CDS encoding 6-phosphofructokinase — MSSGKILVAQGGGPTAVINQSLVGVALEARRFQQVAHIYGAMHGVRGIINEDFLDLTQETSHNLELVANTPSSALGSTRDKPDVPYCKEIFKVLRAHQIGHFFYIGGNDSSDTVRIVSEEARKAGYPLRAIHIPKTIDNDLVGNDHTPGFPSAARFVAQAFAGANLDNAALPGVYVGVVMGRHAGFLTAASALGKKFPDDGPHLIYLPERTFVLEQFLADVKATYERYGRCVIAVSEGIHDASGAPIATLLAKDLEHDAHGNVQLSGNGALADLLCEEIKSKLKIKRVRGDTFGYLQRSFIGCVSDVDQREAREVGEKAVQFAMWGGKDGSVSIKRTGFYSVDYELLPLDAVAGKTRTMEDEFIDSSGTGVTDAFRLYLRPLLGSGMPDAFRLRNNRVPKVLS; from the coding sequence ATGTCCTCTGGAAAAATCCTGGTAGCCCAAGGCGGTGGTCCCACTGCAGTCATCAACCAGTCGCTTGTGGGGGTTGCCTTGGAAGCCAGACGCTTCCAGCAAGTGGCGCACATCTACGGCGCCATGCATGGCGTACGTGGCATCATCAACGAGGACTTTCTGGACCTGACCCAGGAGACCAGCCACAACCTGGAGCTGGTGGCCAACACGCCTTCGAGTGCGCTGGGCTCCACCCGCGACAAGCCCGATGTGCCGTATTGCAAAGAGATCTTCAAGGTGCTGCGGGCGCACCAAATCGGTCACTTCTTCTACATCGGTGGCAACGACTCCAGCGACACCGTGCGCATCGTCAGCGAAGAGGCGCGCAAGGCCGGCTACCCGCTGCGCGCCATCCATATTCCCAAGACCATTGACAACGACCTCGTGGGCAACGACCACACGCCCGGCTTCCCATCCGCCGCACGCTTTGTGGCGCAGGCCTTTGCCGGGGCTAACCTGGACAATGCCGCGCTCCCCGGTGTGTATGTGGGCGTTGTGATGGGGCGCCATGCCGGATTTCTGACAGCCGCATCCGCACTGGGAAAGAAATTCCCTGACGACGGTCCGCATCTGATCTATCTGCCGGAGCGCACTTTTGTGCTGGAACAGTTCCTGGCCGACGTGAAGGCAACCTACGAGCGCTACGGCCGCTGTGTCATTGCAGTTTCCGAAGGCATTCACGACGCCAGCGGTGCGCCCATTGCTACCTTGCTGGCTAAGGATTTGGAGCACGATGCCCATGGCAATGTGCAGTTGTCCGGCAATGGGGCGCTGGCAGATCTGCTGTGCGAGGAGATCAAGAGCAAGCTCAAGATCAAGCGGGTACGTGGTGATACCTTCGGTTACCTGCAGCGTTCCTTCATCGGCTGCGTGTCCGATGTGGACCAGCGCGAGGCGCGCGAGGTCGGCGAAAAGGCCGTGCAGTTTGCCATGTGGGGTGGCAAGGATGGCTCTGTTTCCATCAAGCGCACCGGCTTCTATTCCGTGGACTATGAGCTGCTGCCGCTGGACGCAGTGGCAGGCAAGACCCGCACCATGGAAGACGAGTTCATCGATTCCTCCGGTACCGGGGTGACGGACGCATTCAGGCTCTACCTGCGCCCTTTGCTGGGTTCGGGTATGCCGGATGCCTTCCGGCTGCGCAACAACCGCGTGCCCAAGGTACTTTCCTGA
- a CDS encoding SMR family transporter, with product MNWLYLAVAIVLEVIATSALKASDGFTKLLPSVLVVLGYAAAFYTLSLTLRTMPVGVVYAVWSGVGVVLITLVGWLLFNQELDVPAFIGIGLISSGVIVLNFFSRVVPH from the coding sequence ATGAACTGGTTGTATCTGGCAGTTGCCATCGTTTTGGAAGTCATAGCCACTTCGGCGCTGAAGGCGTCCGATGGCTTTACCAAATTGCTGCCCTCCGTGCTGGTGGTGTTGGGCTATGCCGCCGCCTTCTACACTTTGTCGCTGACCCTGCGCACCATGCCTGTGGGCGTGGTCTATGCGGTGTGGTCGGGCGTGGGTGTGGTGCTGATCACGCTGGTGGGCTGGCTGCTGTTCAATCAGGAGCTGGATGTACCCGCGTTCATCGGCATTGGATTGATCTCTTCAGGCGTCATCGTTCTCAACTTTTTTTCTCGGGTAGTGCCGCACTAA